The Brachyspira hyodysenteriae ATCC 27164 genome includes a window with the following:
- a CDS encoding sodium ion-translocating decarboxylase subunit beta — MNKALGLDFNNLLTGFYPPTVAQIIMMLLGAYLIYMSIYYKKKPLLLLPMGVAILAANMPLPKMTEDVVNGFLGLMHSGADSGVYPVLVFFAVGTMIDLGLVLADPKNFFIGASSQIGILIVFYIMSSLNLGEGLSAATAIIGAADGALAMYMTSLITEPKYFAAIVMAAYLYMEFLPLLQSGLTKVLTTSKERKIPMNYLRQVSRGEKIIFAVIAMGLCGIFLANSFPLIAALLFGSILRESDIIKNFSVNLQKSLTGILTMLIGIAIGSSASADYFMTLNTVIIFAFGLVSLILSTTIGIIAAKVINILSGGKVNPIIGSAGLSAFPIPAWGAHVYGQENSSSNCLLLHAMAVNISGIISGAIIMGILLTFFH, encoded by the coding sequence ATGAATAAAGCTTTAGGTTTGGATTTTAACAATTTACTTACAGGTTTCTATCCGCCGACTGTAGCCCAAATCATAATGATGCTTTTAGGAGCATATCTTATATATATGTCTATATATTATAAGAAAAAGCCTTTGCTTCTTCTTCCTATGGGAGTTGCTATATTAGCTGCTAATATGCCTCTTCCTAAGATGACAGAAGATGTAGTAAATGGTTTTTTGGGTTTAATGCATAGCGGTGCAGATAGCGGTGTTTATCCTGTATTAGTATTTTTTGCAGTTGGTACTATGATAGATTTGGGACTTGTTCTTGCAGATCCTAAAAATTTCTTTATAGGTGCTAGTTCTCAGATTGGAATACTTATAGTATTTTATATTATGAGTTCTTTAAATTTGGGAGAAGGATTATCTGCTGCTACTGCAATTATAGGTGCTGCTGACGGAGCTTTGGCTATGTATATGACTTCTTTGATTACAGAGCCTAAATATTTTGCTGCTATTGTTATGGCTGCTTATCTTTATATGGAATTCCTTCCTTTGCTTCAGTCAGGGCTTACAAAAGTTTTAACTACTTCAAAAGAAAGAAAAATTCCTATGAATTATTTAAGACAGGTTTCAAGAGGAGAGAAGATTATATTTGCTGTTATTGCTATGGGGCTTTGCGGTATATTTTTAGCAAACTCTTTTCCTCTTATAGCTGCTCTTTTATTCGGAAGTATTTTGAGAGAATCAGATATCATAAAGAATTTCTCAGTTAATTTGCAGAAATCTTTAACAGGAATACTTACAATGCTTATAGGAATAGCAATAGGTTCTTCTGCTTCTGCTGATTATTTTATGACATTAAATACTGTTATAATATTTGCTTTCGGATTAGTATCTTTAATATTAAGTACTACTATAGGTATTATAGCTGCTAAAGTCATCAATATATTATCAGGCGGAAAAGTTAATCCTATAATAGGTTCTGCTGGTTTAAGTGCTTTTCCTATCCCTGCTTGGGGAGCGCATGTTTATGGTCAGGAAAATAGTTCTTCTAACTGTCTTTTACTTCATGCAATGGCAGTTAATATTTCAGGTATAATATCCGGTGCTATAATTATGGGTATACTTCTTACATTCTTCCATTAA
- a CDS encoding M16 family metallopeptidase, whose product MVKRLTLKNGTRVVLEKMPMLDTVSIGFIFLTGSANEKKEENGYTHFIEHMLFKGTDKISAKELIRNIEGVGGIFNAFTSRHLTSFYINIISKYFDRAVNALENIMLHSAFREDDINREKKVIIEELKMSNDTPEEISANQFFAAAYKGTSMSFPIGGNINNIKKISRDKIYSYFKEHFNSNNLIISIAGNFDIDYAVERLEKIKLEKRNKTVNDDLPFYYKTITKEKQEINQVYFSLVTPSYNACDNKKRYAMNIVNDIFGGSSYSRLFQSIRENKGLCYNIYSYNSSFINGGTFEIHGSTSLDRYAETIESIYCEIEKLVNERISEEEIEEAKESYKGSMAFSKFSAEFIMNKNARHELYLSKYVSFKELYNIIDKIDLKLVNEVIDEKLMNKKFFLTSVGASGTKDISKSLSSKLKLN is encoded by the coding sequence ATGGTAAAAAGATTAACCTTAAAAAATGGAACAAGAGTTGTTTTAGAAAAGATGCCTATGCTGGATACTGTATCTATAGGTTTTATATTTTTAACAGGAAGTGCTAATGAGAAAAAAGAAGAAAATGGATATACTCATTTCATAGAGCATATGCTTTTTAAAGGCACTGACAAAATTAGTGCAAAAGAGCTTATTAGAAATATTGAAGGTGTAGGCGGTATATTTAATGCATTTACTTCAAGACATTTAACTTCTTTTTATATCAATATAATATCTAAATATTTTGACAGAGCTGTTAATGCTTTAGAAAATATCATGCTTCATTCTGCATTCAGAGAAGATGATATAAACAGAGAAAAAAAAGTTATTATCGAAGAGCTTAAAATGTCAAATGATACTCCTGAAGAAATATCAGCTAATCAATTTTTTGCTGCTGCTTATAAAGGTACTTCTATGAGCTTCCCTATAGGAGGAAATATTAACAATATAAAAAAAATAAGCAGAGATAAAATTTATTCTTATTTTAAAGAACATTTTAATTCTAATAATTTAATCATATCAATAGCTGGAAATTTTGATATTGATTATGCTGTTGAAAGATTAGAAAAAATAAAATTAGAAAAAAGAAATAAAACAGTTAATGATGATCTTCCTTTTTATTATAAAACTATAACTAAAGAAAAGCAGGAAATTAATCAGGTTTATTTTTCTCTTGTAACACCTTCATATAATGCATGCGATAATAAAAAAAGATACGCTATGAATATAGTTAATGATATATTCGGAGGAAGTTCCTATTCAAGATTATTTCAGTCAATAAGAGAAAATAAAGGACTTTGTTATAATATATATAGTTATAATTCTAGTTTTATAAACGGCGGTACATTTGAGATACATGGTTCTACTAGTTTGGATAGATATGCAGAAACAATAGAAAGCATATATTGTGAAATAGAAAAATTGGTTAATGAAAGAATATCTGAAGAAGAAATTGAAGAAGCTAAAGAGAGTTATAAAGGTTCTATGGCATTTAGTAAATTTAGTGCAGAATTTATAATGAATAAAAATGCAAGGCATGAATTATATTTATCTAAATATGTTTCATTTAAAGAGCTTTACAATATAATAGATAAAATAGATTTAAAACTTGTTAATGAAGTTATAGACGAAAAATTGATGAATAAAAAATTCTTTTTAACATCTGTAGGAGCAAGCGGTACTAAGGATATAAGCAAGTCTTTAAGCAGTAAACTTAAATTGAATTGA
- a CDS encoding signal recognition particle protein, with amino-acid sequence MFGNLTKSISNVFSKIQGKKVLTDKDITDSLLTIKEALLSADVSLEAADKFLEEATNRAIGKEKLEGVEPANQFVADVHDTLVNMIGEGESGLKLEPVEKTTITLLFGLQGSGKTTTSAKLAKYYKDKRRVMLVGLDVHRPAAMEQLAVLAREVGVPYHIDTKEKKAYKILKKALSIAKKEQYNMILVDTAGRLEIDEEMMLELRRVVNSANVTEKLLVVDSTAGQSVYDVAKSFQNNIGINGVILTKFDSGVRGGAALSLKYATGSSVKFVGVGEHLDDIDVFDAKRVAGQILGMGDIVKLVEKARAAISEKEAQEMLQKVIENNFDYNDFLKQIEATAKMGGLSKMTSMIPGMANVDTELLSREEEKFKKYKAIIQSMTKKERLALFPLNNSRKMRISKGSGQSVYDVNQLIKQFTMMKNMMGSTKKMDKLAKSLEGMGMSIDDLNKLM; translated from the coding sequence GTGTTTGGTAATTTAACTAAATCTATATCTAATGTATTCTCTAAAATACAAGGAAAAAAAGTCCTAACAGATAAGGATATAACAGATAGTCTATTAACTATAAAAGAAGCACTCTTGTCTGCGGATGTATCTTTAGAAGCTGCTGATAAGTTTCTTGAAGAAGCTACTAACAGAGCTATAGGAAAAGAAAAATTAGAAGGTGTAGAGCCTGCTAATCAATTCGTAGCTGATGTTCATGATACTTTAGTTAATATGATAGGCGAGGGTGAAAGCGGTTTAAAATTAGAGCCTGTTGAAAAAACAACTATAACTTTGCTTTTCGGACTTCAGGGTTCTGGTAAAACTACTACTTCTGCTAAATTGGCTAAATATTATAAAGATAAAAGACGTGTTATGCTTGTTGGACTTGACGTTCACAGACCTGCAGCTATGGAGCAGCTTGCTGTTTTGGCAAGAGAAGTGGGCGTACCTTATCATATAGACACTAAAGAGAAAAAAGCTTATAAAATACTTAAAAAAGCACTTTCAATTGCTAAGAAAGAGCAGTATAATATGATATTAGTGGATACTGCAGGACGTTTAGAGATAGATGAAGAAATGATGCTTGAACTAAGACGTGTTGTAAACTCTGCTAATGTTACAGAAAAATTATTGGTTGTGGATTCTACAGCAGGTCAGAGTGTTTATGATGTTGCTAAAAGTTTCCAGAACAATATTGGAATAAATGGCGTAATACTTACAAAATTTGATTCCGGAGTTAGAGGCGGTGCTGCTTTATCATTAAAATATGCTACAGGTTCATCTGTTAAGTTTGTCGGAGTAGGTGAGCATTTAGATGATATAGATGTATTTGATGCTAAGAGAGTAGCAGGACAAATACTTGGTATGGGTGATATAGTAAAATTGGTAGAAAAAGCCCGTGCCGCTATAAGTGAAAAAGAAGCTCAGGAAATGCTTCAGAAAGTTATAGAAAATAATTTCGACTATAATGATTTCTTGAAGCAGATAGAAGCCACTGCTAAAATGGGCGGACTTAGTAAGATGACATCTATGATTCCTGGTATGGCTAATGTAGATACTGAACTTCTAAGCCGTGAAGAAGAAAAATTTAAAAAGTATAAAGCTATTATACAGTCAATGACTAAAAAAGAAAGATTAGCCCTATTTCCTTTGAATAACTCAAGAAAGATGAGAATATCTAAAGGAAGCGGTCAAAGTGTTTATGATGTAAATCAGCTTATAAAGCAATTTACTATGATGAAAAACATGATGGGCAGTACTAAAAAGATGGATAAGCTCGCAAAGTCCCTAGAGGGTATGGGTATGTCTATAGATGATTTAAACAAATTAATGTAA
- the rpsP gene encoding 30S ribosomal protein S16, which produces MVKLRLKRIGRKHEPHYRIVAADARFPRDGRFIEELGWFNPKAKDVLYKLNVEGLKKWLSNGAQPTYVVKSILVKEGLMEKDKGAPIERKKKRALKNPEKRRKHRKQAKPESAEEKSEA; this is translated from the coding sequence GTGGTAAAATTAAGATTAAAACGTATAGGTCGCAAACATGAGCCTCATTATCGTATTGTAGCTGCAGATGCTCGTTTCCCACGCGATGGTCGTTTTATTGAAGAGCTAGGTTGGTTTAATCCTAAAGCTAAAGATGTATTATATAAGTTGAATGTAGAAGGTTTGAAAAAATGGCTTTCTAACGGTGCACAACCAACTTATGTAGTAAAAAGTATTCTTGTTAAAGAAGGTTTGATGGAAAAAGATAAAGGTGCTCCTATTGAAAGAAAGAAAAAAAGAGCATTGAAAAATCCTGAAAAAAGGCGCAAACATCGTAAACAAGCTAAGCCTGAATCTGCTGAGGAGAAGAGCGAAGCTTAA
- a CDS encoding KH domain-containing protein, with the protein MTEEKELIEYLAKKLVDEPEGVSVKVIEGEKSTILELKVNQSDIGKIIGKRGRIAHALRTILFAASMKSGKRVMLEIIDN; encoded by the coding sequence ATGACGGAAGAAAAAGAGCTTATTGAGTATTTGGCTAAAAAGTTAGTGGATGAGCCTGAGGGTGTTAGTGTTAAGGTTATTGAAGGTGAAAAGAGTACGATTCTGGAATTGAAAGTAAACCAAAGCGACATAGGTAAAATTATAGGTAAAAGAGGTCGTATTGCTCATGCATTACGTACTATTCTTTTTGCAGCTTCCATGAAAAGTGGTAAACGTGTAATGCTTGAGATTATTGACAATTGA
- the rimM gene encoding ribosome maturation factor RimM (Essential for efficient processing of 16S rRNA): MMIFYAKITGLHGLKGEVEMAFTDKSYFTSLPVLSKNTPVIINNQTFTLLNVKKKNKSFVFQLKDINTIDQAEKLIGLDIFIDSSHLPILDDDTFYEAELIGYKIIDTDNNIYGEITDVYSLPSNYVFEIKLKENNNIVSIPFVKAYFGDSDKINKTICIIQKPIFDED, from the coding sequence TTGATGATTTTTTATGCCAAAATCACAGGGTTACATGGTTTAAAAGGAGAGGTAGAAATGGCTTTTACCGATAAAAGTTATTTCACCTCTCTTCCTGTTTTAAGTAAAAATACACCTGTTATCATTAACAATCAAACATTTACTTTATTAAATGTTAAAAAGAAAAATAAATCTTTTGTATTCCAGTTAAAAGATATCAATACTATAGATCAGGCTGAAAAATTGATAGGTCTGGATATATTTATTGATTCTTCACACTTACCTATATTAGATGATGATACTTTTTATGAGGCTGAATTAATCGGATATAAAATCATAGATACTGATAATAATATTTATGGTGAAATAACAGATGTATATAGCCTTCCTTCCAATTATGTATTTGAAATTAAATTAAAAGAAAACAATAATATAGTTTCAATACCATTCGTTAAGGCATATTTTGGGGATTCTGATAAAATAAATAAAACAATATGCATAATACAGAAACCTATATTTGATGAGGATTAA
- a CDS encoding DUF305 domain-containing protein: protein MNKIKTIITIFIISVASLLIISCSEKNASASAEEANNMDHSAHTAHKAGSEIVDLMHQPMMEQPFQKTANIDADFLFNMIPHHKGAILSSQKLLETTKNEKLIELANNIIAEQDKEVLEFDELIKELNTKNTDYSDVDTEAIGNDMQLIMDNMMADMSSIEITGDNDIDFIRGMIPHHQAAIDVSKKILEYTKDEKIKEIANRIITAQEKEIEDMNNMINSMI, encoded by the coding sequence ATGAATAAAATAAAAACAATTATAACAATATTTATTATTTCAGTTGCTTCTTTATTAATTATATCTTGCTCAGAGAAAAATGCTTCTGCATCTGCTGAAGAAGCTAACAATATGGATCATTCAGCTCATACAGCCCATAAAGCTGGTTCTGAGATTGTAGATTTAATGCATCAGCCTATGATGGAGCAGCCTTTTCAAAAAACTGCTAATATAGATGCTGATTTTTTATTTAATATGATTCCTCATCATAAAGGAGCTATATTATCTTCTCAAAAATTATTAGAAACTACTAAAAATGAAAAGTTAATAGAGCTAGCTAATAATATAATAGCTGAACAGGATAAAGAGGTTTTAGAGTTTGATGAATTGATTAAAGAATTGAATACTAAAAACACAGATTACAGCGATGTAGATACTGAAGCTATAGGAAATGATATGCAGCTTATTATGGATAATATGATGGCTGATATGTCTTCTATTGAAATTACAGGTGATAATGATATAGATTTTATTAGAGGTATGATACCTCATCATCAGGCAGCTATTGATGTTTCTAAAAAAATATTAGAATATACTAAAGATGAAAAAATAAAAGAAATAGCAAACAGAATAATAACAGCACAGGAAAAAGAAATAGAAGATATGAATAACATGATTAATTCTATGATCTAA
- the smpB gene encoding SsrA-binding protein SmpB, with product MASKKDKKSGSNTISSGEIVKNKKALFNYELVEKFEAGIVLLGTEVKSLRERSVNMSDSYASFKKGELFIVNMHISPYHFGNRNNHEPLRERKLLMKKRELRRLYGKIKEQGLTLIPVKLYFSRGKVKVELALAKGKKLHDKRETLKRKTLDREMERYIKR from the coding sequence ATGGCTAGTAAAAAGGATAAAAAATCAGGCAGCAATACTATTTCTTCTGGTGAGATAGTAAAAAATAAAAAGGCTTTATTCAATTATGAGCTTGTAGAGAAGTTTGAGGCAGGTATTGTTTTGCTTGGTACAGAGGTAAAATCCCTAAGAGAAAGAAGCGTTAATATGTCTGATAGTTATGCCTCTTTTAAAAAGGGGGAGCTTTTTATAGTTAATATGCATATATCCCCTTATCATTTTGGAAATAGAAATAATCATGAACCATTAAGAGAAAGAAAACTTTTAATGAAAAAAAGGGAATTAAGAAGATTATACGGAAAAATCAAAGAACAAGGTCTTACTTTGATACCGGTTAAATTATATTTTTCTAGAGGAAAAGTTAAAGTAGAATTAGCATTGGCTAAAGGTAAGAAACTTCATGATAAAAGAGAAACTTTAAAAAGAAAGACTTTAGACAGAGAAATGGAAAGATATATTAAAAGATAA
- a CDS encoding co-chaperone GroES — MPSIKPLADRVLLKVLEQEEKTSSGILLPDTAKEKTQKAEVVEVGDSEDIKVKKGDIVIYDKYAGIQIKEGDTEYLIVKNEEIVALIK, encoded by the coding sequence ATGCCATCTATTAAACCATTAGCAGATAGAGTTCTTTTAAAAGTATTAGAACAAGAAGAAAAAACTTCAAGCGGAATACTTCTTCCAGATACAGCTAAAGAAAAAACTCAGAAAGCAGAAGTTGTAGAAGTAGGAGACAGCGAAGATATAAAAGTGAAAAAAGGCGATATAGTTATATATGATAAATATGCAGGTATTCAAATTAAAGAAGGAGATACTGAATACTTAATAGTAAAAAATGAAGAGATAGTTGCTCTTATAAAATAA
- a CDS encoding adenine phosphoribosyltransferase, which yields MELKDYIRNIQDYPKKGILFRDITTLLQNKDAFKYAIDKMAEQISSEKIDYIVGAESRGFLIGSALAYKLNCGFIPVRKKGKLPYKTISEEYALEYGTDTLYMHEDAIKKGERVLIVDDLIATGGTALAMIKMVEKLEGIVVGSSFLIELKELNGRKEIEKYPVNVLIEY from the coding sequence ATGGAGTTAAAAGACTATATAAGAAATATTCAAGATTATCCTAAAAAAGGCATACTTTTTAGAGACATCACTACTTTACTACAAAATAAAGATGCATTCAAATATGCAATAGATAAAATGGCTGAACAAATAAGCAGTGAAAAAATAGATTATATAGTTGGAGCAGAAAGCAGAGGATTTTTAATAGGTTCAGCATTAGCTTATAAACTAAACTGCGGATTTATACCAGTAAGAAAAAAAGGTAAATTACCTTACAAAACTATTTCAGAAGAATATGCTTTAGAGTACGGTACAGATACTTTATATATGCATGAAGATGCTATTAAAAAAGGAGAAAGAGTTTTAATAGTAGATGATTTAATAGCTACAGGCGGAACAGCTCTAGCTATGATAAAAATGGTTGAAAAATTAGAGGGCATAGTTGTAGGTTCTTCTTTTTTAATAGAATTAAAAGAATTAAATGGAAGAAAAGAAATAGAAAAATATCCTGTTAATGTTCTTATAGAATACTAA
- the xylB gene encoding xylulokinase has protein sequence MNYYIGIDLGTSSVKALIMSENGKIAALSQKDYDFDKPYYDFAEQDVNVWWQSTVFTIKDSLNQLRKIDSNYKISGLSFSGQMHGLVALDKNGNVLRKAILWCDSRSVKELDYINNIVGLEKIMQINHSPEAVGFLLPSLLWIKNNEPNIYEKIYKVILPKDYIRYKLTDIIASDITDAAATGVFDSDNSSWSDYIIEKLNLERNIFPDIFYPYEISGSITEKASKETGLEIGVKVSYGGADQVMQAIGNGIINTNTASITIGTGGQILMPIDKPIYDKKNMASHTFNFLFPNTWYYLGAALSSGLALKWAKNNFGNENETFKNIDFKVKDINPGSNGIIFLPYLAGERTPHMNSDASAMFLGLTLNHDRYHILRAVMEGVVYSLKYCFMILTDDLNMKCNRLIASGGGSYSDVWLQIQADILNIEIYVSRTKEQAALGAAITSAVANKEYSGYEEAVKKIVSYDDRPIVPINENAKVYNEYYQIFRECYKRNFELMSKLKNITY, from the coding sequence ATGAATTATTATATTGGTATAGATTTAGGAACTTCATCGGTAAAGGCTTTAATAATGTCGGAAAATGGAAAAATAGCAGCATTATCTCAAAAAGATTATGATTTTGATAAGCCTTATTATGATTTTGCTGAGCAGGATGTTAATGTATGGTGGCAAAGCACTGTATTCACAATAAAAGATTCTTTAAATCAATTAAGGAAAATAGATTCAAATTATAAAATATCAGGATTAAGTTTTTCAGGACAAATGCATGGACTTGTGGCTTTAGATAAAAACGGAAATGTTTTAAGAAAAGCTATATTATGGTGCGATTCAAGAAGCGTTAAAGAGCTTGATTATATAAATAATATAGTAGGTTTAGAAAAAATAATGCAGATAAATCATAGTCCGGAAGCTGTTGGATTTTTACTTCCTTCTTTGCTTTGGATAAAAAATAATGAACCTAATATATATGAAAAGATTTATAAAGTAATTCTTCCTAAAGATTATATAAGATACAAATTAACTGATATAATTGCTTCTGACATAACTGATGCTGCTGCTACAGGAGTTTTTGACAGTGATAATTCTTCTTGGTCTGATTATATAATAGAAAAACTTAATTTAGAAAGAAATATTTTTCCAGATATTTTTTATCCTTATGAGATATCCGGATCTATTACAGAGAAAGCAAGCAAAGAAACAGGTTTAGAAATAGGGGTGAAGGTCTCTTATGGAGGAGCTGATCAAGTTATGCAGGCTATAGGCAACGGCATAATAAATACAAATACTGCCTCTATTACTATAGGAACAGGCGGACAGATTTTAATGCCTATAGATAAGCCTATTTATGATAAAAAGAATATGGCTTCTCATACCTTCAATTTTTTATTTCCTAATACTTGGTATTATTTAGGTGCTGCATTATCTTCCGGTTTAGCATTGAAATGGGCTAAGAATAATTTTGGAAATGAAAATGAAACTTTTAAGAATATAGATTTTAAAGTAAAAGATATAAATCCAGGAAGTAATGGTATAATATTTCTTCCTTATTTAGCTGGTGAGAGAACTCCTCATATGAACAGTGATGCTTCTGCTATGTTTTTGGGATTAACTTTAAATCATGATAGATATCATATTTTAAGAGCTGTTATGGAGGGAGTTGTATATTCTTTAAAATACTGCTTTATGATTTTAACTGATGATTTAAATATGAAATGCAATAGATTAATAGCTTCTGGCGGAGGTTCTTATAGTGATGTATGGCTTCAGATTCAGGCTGATATTTTAAATATAGAAATTTATGTTTCAAGAACTAAGGAGCAGGCTGCATTAGGAGCGGCCATAACTTCTGCTGTTGCTAATAAAGAGTATTCAGGTTATGAAGAGGCTGTAAAAAAAATTGTATCTTATGATGATAGACCTATAGTTCCGATAAATGAGAATGCTAAAGTTTATAATGAATACTATCAGATATTTAGAGAATGTTATAAAAGAAATTTTGAATTGATGAGTAAGTTAAAAAATATAACTTATTAA
- a CDS encoding peptide ABC transporter substrate-binding protein: protein MFKKIITFNLLMLLIVFVSCSKKEMSNNDIIINLAPEPLTMDPTLNTDNLTMIYILHAFEGLTKKDANNKIIGGAAESWDINKAGNIYTFHLRTNAKWSDGKEVKAQDFVYTWRRAVDPKTANKYSYYFEVIKNAKEVISGEKTIEELGVRAIDDYTFEVELNSPTAYFLELAAYPPFYPVREDIINEYGDDWTLKPATYIGNGALKMTERNFDKSIILERNTNYWNNENIKPNKLTFLLMEEPNTSLAGVLNNSIHFAKPFPRNDIENLKQKGIVHIVPVAASYYYRFNLNKEVLKNEKVRRAISLAIDRDYIVKSITRCGERPAGSLVPYGINDINGDFRTKAGEYIISSNYQKNIEEAKKLLSQAGYKNGRNFPVIDLLIATREFDINIADAVQSMLKENLNIDVRIVKHEWASYLQNMYDRNFDLAVYLWYADYNDPINFLNIFKSDAPNNYGSYSNKAFDDYIDIASTNKNNQIRMHALHLAENVFMKDNAIIPIYFYSEALLVSPKLKGVEYDSQGLYRFFNAYLE from the coding sequence ATGTTCAAAAAAATAATTACTTTCAATTTATTAATGCTGTTAATTGTATTCGTATCTTGTTCAAAAAAAGAAATGAGTAATAATGATATAATTATAAATCTTGCTCCGGAACCTTTAACTATGGATCCCACTTTAAACACAGACAATCTTACTATGATATATATTCTTCATGCTTTTGAAGGGCTTACAAAAAAAGATGCCAACAATAAAATAATAGGCGGAGCTGCTGAAAGCTGGGATATTAATAAAGCAGGCAATATCTACACTTTTCATTTGAGAACCAATGCTAAATGGAGCGACGGTAAAGAAGTTAAAGCACAAGACTTTGTTTATACTTGGAGGAGAGCCGTTGATCCAAAAACTGCCAATAAGTACAGCTATTATTTTGAAGTGATAAAAAATGCCAAAGAAGTTATAAGCGGCGAAAAAACTATAGAAGAGCTTGGAGTAAGAGCAATAGACGATTATACATTTGAAGTGGAATTAAACAGCCCTACTGCATACTTTTTAGAGCTTGCTGCCTATCCTCCTTTTTATCCTGTTCGCGAAGATATAATAAATGAATACGGAGATGATTGGACTCTAAAGCCTGCAACATATATTGGTAACGGTGCTTTAAAAATGACTGAAAGGAATTTTGATAAAAGCATAATACTAGAAAGAAATACCAACTATTGGAACAATGAAAATATAAAGCCAAACAAATTAACTTTTCTTTTGATGGAAGAGCCTAATACTTCGCTTGCTGGTGTACTTAATAATTCAATTCATTTTGCAAAGCCTTTTCCTAGAAATGATATTGAAAACCTAAAGCAAAAAGGAATAGTTCATATTGTACCAGTGGCTGCATCATATTATTACAGATTCAATCTGAACAAAGAAGTTTTAAAAAATGAAAAGGTAAGAAGAGCCATATCTTTAGCAATTGACAGAGATTATATAGTAAAATCAATCACAAGATGCGGAGAGCGTCCTGCTGGAAGTTTAGTTCCTTATGGCATTAATGACATAAACGGAGATTTCAGAACTAAAGCTGGAGAATATATAATATCTTCAAACTATCAGAAAAATATAGAAGAAGCTAAAAAATTATTATCACAAGCAGGATACAAAAATGGAAGAAATTTTCCTGTAATTGATTTGCTTATAGCTACAAGGGAGTTTGACATAAATATTGCCGATGCTGTTCAGAGCATGCTTAAAGAGAATTTAAACATCGATGTAAGAATAGTTAAGCATGAATGGGCTTCATACTTACAAAATATGTATGACAGAAATTTTGATTTAGCTGTTTATTTATGGTATGCCGATTATAATGATCCTATAAACTTTTTAAATATTTTCAAAAGTGATGCTCCAAACAATTACGGCTCATATTCAAATAAAGCATTTGATGATTACATTGATATAGCCTCTACAAACAAAAACAATCAGATAAGAATGCATGCACTTCATTTGGCAGAGAATGTTTTTATGAAAGATAATGCTATAATACCTATATATTTTTATTCTGAAGCACTTTTAGTATCTCCTAAATTAAAAGGAGTAGAATATGATTCTCAAGGTTTATATAGATTTTTTAATGCATATTTAGAGTAG